In Paramormyrops kingsleyae isolate MSU_618 chromosome 13, PKINGS_0.4, whole genome shotgun sequence, a single window of DNA contains:
- the rasgrf1 gene encoding ras-specific guanine nucleotide-releasing factor 1 isoform X1: MQKGVRLNDGHVTYLGLLAKKDGTRRGCLSKKSSDNTKWHTKWFALLQNMLFYFENESSSRPSGLYLLEGCVCDRAPSPKPSLTAKECLEKQYYFTISFNHESQKPLELRTEDAKDCDEWVAAITHASYRNLATEHEALMQKYLHLLQIVDTEKTVAKQLRQQIEDGEIEIERLKSEIAGLLKDNEKIQANPATAPSEDDSEIKKIKKVQSFLRGWMCRRKWKTIIQDYIRSPHAESMRKRNQVVFSMLEAEAEYVQQLHILVNNFLRPLRMAASSKKPPITHDDVSSIFLNSETIMFLHQIFYQGLKARIASWPTLVLADLFDILLPMLNIYQEFVRNHQYSLQILAHCKQNRDFDKLLKQYEAKPDCEERTLETFLTYPMFQIPRYILTLHELLAHTPHEHVERNSLEYAKSKLEELSRIMHDEVSETENIRKNLAIERMIIEGCEVLLDTSQTFVRQGSLIQVPMTEKGKIPRGRLGSLSLRKEGERQCFLFSKHLIICTRGSGGKLHLTKNGVVSLIDCTLMEEPEGTDDESKPDKSGQDMEHLDFKVIVEPKDGQSFTVILVASSRQEKSAWTSDISQCIDNIRCNGLMMNAFEENSKVTVPQMINRSDASLYCDDVDIRFSKMMNSCKVLQIRYASVERLLERLTDLRFLSIDFLNTFLHSYRVFTTADVVLDKLIAIYKKPISAIPARSLELFFASSQNNKLLYGEPPKSPRASRKFSSPPPLSIGKSSSPNRRRKLSLNIPIITGGKALDLAALSCSPNGYTSMYSSVSPFSKTTLDISKLYISSSASSKIPDEGEAKADRTEDSSRCKQDNSVREECDIDQNQSDDAETDTSPTKSPTTPKNVKSKSSSEFSLFSYNNGMVVSSCRELDNTRSALSAASAFAIATAGANEGTPTKEKYRRMSLASTGFPTDQRNGDKEFVIRRAATNRVLNVLRHWVSKHSQDFDSNTELKQKVISFLEEVIHDPELLTQERKAAANIIRTLTQEDPGDSQISLEEVTQLAEAGKAEPFENHSALEIAEQLTLLDHLVFKVIPYEEFFGQGWMKNDKSERTPFIMKTTKHFNDISNLIATEILRCDEVNTRVAVMEKWVAVADICRCLHNYNAVLEITSSLNRSPIFRLKKTWLKVSKQTKTVIDKLQRLVSSEGRFKNLREALKNCDPPCVPYLGMYLTDLAFIEEGTPNYIEDNLVNFSKMRMISHIIREIRQFQQTAYKIDYQPKTAQYLLDQSSVLDEESLYEESLRIEPKMPT, encoded by the exons TACTACTTTACGATCAGCTTCAACCACGAGAGCCAGAAGCCCCTGGAACTGCGCACGGAGGATGCCAAGGACTGCGACGAATGGGTGGCGGCCATCACACACGCCAG CTACAGGAACCTGGCCACGGAACATGAGGCTCTCATGCAGAAATACCTCCATCTACTCCAGATTGTGGACACGGAGAAAACAGTTGCCAAGCAACTTCGACAACAAATAGAGGACGGGGAAATCGAAATCGAGCGCCTAAAATCGGAG ATTGCTGGGCTGCTGAAAGACAATGAGAAGATCCAGGCCAACCCAGCGACGGCTCCCAGCGAAGACGACTCAGAAATCAAGAAAATCAAAAAA GTGCAGAGCTTCCTGCGCGGTTGGATGTGCAGGAGGAAGTGGAAGACCATCATCCAGGACTACATCCGCTCGCCGCATGCGGAGAGCATGCGCAAGCGCAACCAAGTCGTGTTCAGCATGCTGGAGGCCGAGGCTGAGTATGTGCAGCAGCTGCACATCCTCGTCAACAACTTCCTGAGGCCTCTGCGCATGGCCGCCAGCTCCAAGAAGCCGCCCATCACCCACGACGACGTCAGCAGCATCTTCCTCAACAG TGAAACCATCATGTTCCTGCACCAGATCTTCTACCAGGGTCTGAAAGCAAGGATTGCCAGCTGGCCTACCCTTGTGCTGG CTGACCTCTTTGACATCCTGCTGCCCATGCTGAACATCTACCAGGAGTTTGTGAGGAACCACCAGTACAGCCTGCAGATCCTGGCCCACTGCAAGCAGAACCGGGACTTCGACAAGCTTCTGAAGCAGTACGAGGCCAAGCCGGACTGCGAGGAGCGCACGCTGGAGACCTTCCTCACCTACCCTATGTTCCAG ATCCCTCGCTACATCCTAACTCTCCACGAGCTGCTGGCGCACACCCCACATGAGCACGTGGAGAGGAACAGCCTGGAATATGCCAAATCCAAACTGGAAGAGCTATCCAG GATTATGCATGACGAGGTCAGCGAGACAGAGAATATCAGGAAGAACCTGGCCATCGAGCGCATGATCATTGAAGGCTGCGAGGTCCTCCTGGACACCAGCCAGACGTTTGTCAGACAAG GCTCGCTGATCCAGGTGCCTATGACTGAGAAAGGCAAGATTCCTCGGGGGCGTCTGGGCTCGCTGTCGCTGAGGAAGGAGGGCGAAAGGCAGTGCTTCCTCTTCTCCAAACACCTGATCATCTGCACCAGAGGCTCTGGGGGCAAGCTACACCTCACCAAG AATGGCGTGGTGTCTCTCATCGACTGCACCCTGATGGAGGAGCCAGAGGGCACCGACGATGAGT CAAAACCGGACAAGAGCGGGCAGGACATGGAGCACCTCGACTTCAAGGTCATCGTGGAGCCCAAAGACGGCCAGTCGTTCACGGTCATCCTGGTGGCTTCCTCGCGTCAGGAGAAGTCAGCCTGGACTAGTGACATTAGCCAG TGCATCGACAACATCCGCTGCAATGGGCTCATGATGAACGCCTTTGAGGAAAACTCTAAAGTCACCGTTCCACAGATGATCAA CAGGTCTGATGCTAGCCTGTACTGTGACGACGTGGACATCCGCTTCAGCAAGATGATGAACTCCTGCAAGGTGCTGCAGATCCGCTACGCCAGTGTGGAGCGGCTGCTCGAGCGGCTGACGGACCTGCGCTTCCTCTCCATCGACTTCCTCAACACCTTCCTGCATTCCTACCGCGTCTTCACCACCGCAGACGTGGTGCTGGACAAGCTCATCGCCATCTACAAGAAGCCCATCAGCGCCATCCCAGCCAG ATCCCTAGAACTGTTCTTTGCCAGCAGCCAGAACAACAAACTCCTCTACGGAGAGCCTCCAAAATCTCCACGGGCTAGCCGCAAGTTCTCCTCCCCTCCTCCGCTGTCCATCGGCAAGTCCTCGTCACCGAATCGCCGGCGCAAGCTCTCGCTCAACATCCCCATCATCACGGGAGGGAAGGCCCTGGACCTGGCCGCTCTCAGCTGCTCTCCCAACGGCTACACCAGCATGTACTCCTCCGTGTCGCCCTTCAGCAAGACCACGCTGGATATCAGCAAGCTCTACATCTCCAGCAGCGCGTCCAGCAAGATCCCTGATGAGGGCGAGGCCAAAGCTGACAGGACCGAAGACTCGTCCCGCTGCAAACAGG ATAACTCAGTTAGAGAGGAGTGCGACATCGACCAAAACCAGAGCGATGATGCGGAGACGGACACGTCGCCCACCAAGTCGCCCACTACTCCCAAAAACGTCAAAAGCAAAAGTTCCTCAG AATTCTCTCTGTTCTCCTACAACAATGGCATGGTGGTGTCATCCTGCCGCGAGCTGGACAACACGCGCAGCGCCCTGTCCGCTGCCTCGGCCTTCGCCATTGCCACCGCGGGAGCCAACGAGGGCACGCCCACCAAGGAGAAGTACCGCCGCATGTCGCTGGCCAGCACGG GTTTTCCCACCGACCAGAGAAACGGCGACAAGGAATTCGTGATCCGACGGGCCGCCACCAACCGGGTCCTCAACGTTCTCCGGCACTGGGTGTCCAAGCACTCGCAG GACTTTGACAGCAACACAGAGCTGAAACAGAAGGTGATCAGCTTCCTGGAGGAGGTCATCCACGACCCTGAGCTCCTGACCCAGGAGAGGAAAGCGGCGGCCAACATCATCAG AACACTGACCCAAGAGGACCCGGGGGACAGCCAGATTAGTCTGGAGGAGGTGACACAGCTG GCGGAGGCTGGGAAGGCGGAGCCCTTTGAGAACCACTCCGCCCTGGAGATCGCCGAGCAGCTCACCCTGCTCGATCACCTGGTCTTCAAGGTCATCCCTTATGA GGAGTTCTTTGGACAAGGCTGGATGAAGAATGACAAAAGTGAGCGAACCCCCTTCATCATGAAGACCACGAAACATTTCAATGAT ATAAGCAATCTGATCGCCACGGAGATCCTGCGCTGTGACGAGGTGAACACGCGGGTGGCGGTGATGGAGAAGTGGGTGGCGGTGGCCGACATCTGCCGCTGCCTGCACAACTACAACGCCGTGCTGGAGATCACCTCGTCCCTCAACCGCAGCCCCATCTTCCGCTTGAAGAAGACCTGGCTGAAGGTGTCCAAGCAG ACAAAGACAGTGATCGACAAGCTACAGAGGCTGGTATCGTCTGAGGGAAGGTTCAAGAACCTGAGAGAGGCTTTGAAGAA CTGTGACCCTCCCTGCGTCCCCTATCTGGGGATGTACCTCACAGATCTGGCCTTCATTGAAGAGGGGACACCAAACTACATAGAGGACAACCTGGTCAACTTCTCCAAGATGAGGATG ATTTCCCACATTATAAGAGAAATCAGACAGTTTCAGCAGACTGCTTATAAGATTGATTACCAGCCAAAG ACTGCTCAGTATCTGCTGGACCAGAGCTCAGTGCTGGATGAAGAAAGCTTGTATGAAGAATCGCTGAGGATTGAGCCCAAAATGCCAACCTAG
- the rasgrf1 gene encoding ras-specific guanine nucleotide-releasing factor 1 isoform X2: MQKGVRLNDGHVTYLGLLAKKDGTRRGCLSKKSSDNTKWHTKWFALLQNMLFYFENESSSRPSGLYLLEGCVCDRAPSPKPSLTAKECLEKQYYFTISFNHESQKPLELRTEDAKDCDEWVAAITHASYRNLATEHEALMQKYLHLLQIVDTEKTVAKQLRQQIEDGEIEIERLKSEIAGLLKDNEKIQANPATAPSEDDSEIKKIKKVQSFLRGWMCRRKWKTIIQDYIRSPHAESMRKRNQVVFSMLEAEAEYVQQLHILVNNFLRPLRMAASSKKPPITHDDVSSIFLNSETIMFLHQIFYQGLKARIASWPTLVLADLFDILLPMLNIYQEFVRNHQYSLQILAHCKQNRDFDKLLKQYEAKPDCEERTLETFLTYPMFQIPRYILTLHELLAHTPHEHVERNSLEYAKSKLEELSRIMHDEVSETENIRKNLAIERMIIEGCEVLLDTSQTFVRQGSLIQVPMTEKGKIPRGRLGSLSLRKEGERQCFLFSKHLIICTRGSGGKLHLTKNGVVSLIDCTLMEEPEGTDDESKPDKSGQDMEHLDFKVIVEPKDGQSFTVILVASSRQEKSAWTSDISQCIDNIRCNGLMMNAFEENSKVTVPQMIKSDASLYCDDVDIRFSKMMNSCKVLQIRYASVERLLERLTDLRFLSIDFLNTFLHSYRVFTTADVVLDKLIAIYKKPISAIPARSLELFFASSQNNKLLYGEPPKSPRASRKFSSPPPLSIGKSSSPNRRRKLSLNIPIITGGKALDLAALSCSPNGYTSMYSSVSPFSKTTLDISKLYISSSASSKIPDEGEAKADRTEDSSRCKQDNSVREECDIDQNQSDDAETDTSPTKSPTTPKNVKSKSSSEFSLFSYNNGMVVSSCRELDNTRSALSAASAFAIATAGANEGTPTKEKYRRMSLASTGFPTDQRNGDKEFVIRRAATNRVLNVLRHWVSKHSQDFDSNTELKQKVISFLEEVIHDPELLTQERKAAANIIRTLTQEDPGDSQISLEEVTQLAEAGKAEPFENHSALEIAEQLTLLDHLVFKVIPYEEFFGQGWMKNDKSERTPFIMKTTKHFNDISNLIATEILRCDEVNTRVAVMEKWVAVADICRCLHNYNAVLEITSSLNRSPIFRLKKTWLKVSKQTKTVIDKLQRLVSSEGRFKNLREALKNCDPPCVPYLGMYLTDLAFIEEGTPNYIEDNLVNFSKMRMISHIIREIRQFQQTAYKIDYQPKTAQYLLDQSSVLDEESLYEESLRIEPKMPT, translated from the exons TACTACTTTACGATCAGCTTCAACCACGAGAGCCAGAAGCCCCTGGAACTGCGCACGGAGGATGCCAAGGACTGCGACGAATGGGTGGCGGCCATCACACACGCCAG CTACAGGAACCTGGCCACGGAACATGAGGCTCTCATGCAGAAATACCTCCATCTACTCCAGATTGTGGACACGGAGAAAACAGTTGCCAAGCAACTTCGACAACAAATAGAGGACGGGGAAATCGAAATCGAGCGCCTAAAATCGGAG ATTGCTGGGCTGCTGAAAGACAATGAGAAGATCCAGGCCAACCCAGCGACGGCTCCCAGCGAAGACGACTCAGAAATCAAGAAAATCAAAAAA GTGCAGAGCTTCCTGCGCGGTTGGATGTGCAGGAGGAAGTGGAAGACCATCATCCAGGACTACATCCGCTCGCCGCATGCGGAGAGCATGCGCAAGCGCAACCAAGTCGTGTTCAGCATGCTGGAGGCCGAGGCTGAGTATGTGCAGCAGCTGCACATCCTCGTCAACAACTTCCTGAGGCCTCTGCGCATGGCCGCCAGCTCCAAGAAGCCGCCCATCACCCACGACGACGTCAGCAGCATCTTCCTCAACAG TGAAACCATCATGTTCCTGCACCAGATCTTCTACCAGGGTCTGAAAGCAAGGATTGCCAGCTGGCCTACCCTTGTGCTGG CTGACCTCTTTGACATCCTGCTGCCCATGCTGAACATCTACCAGGAGTTTGTGAGGAACCACCAGTACAGCCTGCAGATCCTGGCCCACTGCAAGCAGAACCGGGACTTCGACAAGCTTCTGAAGCAGTACGAGGCCAAGCCGGACTGCGAGGAGCGCACGCTGGAGACCTTCCTCACCTACCCTATGTTCCAG ATCCCTCGCTACATCCTAACTCTCCACGAGCTGCTGGCGCACACCCCACATGAGCACGTGGAGAGGAACAGCCTGGAATATGCCAAATCCAAACTGGAAGAGCTATCCAG GATTATGCATGACGAGGTCAGCGAGACAGAGAATATCAGGAAGAACCTGGCCATCGAGCGCATGATCATTGAAGGCTGCGAGGTCCTCCTGGACACCAGCCAGACGTTTGTCAGACAAG GCTCGCTGATCCAGGTGCCTATGACTGAGAAAGGCAAGATTCCTCGGGGGCGTCTGGGCTCGCTGTCGCTGAGGAAGGAGGGCGAAAGGCAGTGCTTCCTCTTCTCCAAACACCTGATCATCTGCACCAGAGGCTCTGGGGGCAAGCTACACCTCACCAAG AATGGCGTGGTGTCTCTCATCGACTGCACCCTGATGGAGGAGCCAGAGGGCACCGACGATGAGT CAAAACCGGACAAGAGCGGGCAGGACATGGAGCACCTCGACTTCAAGGTCATCGTGGAGCCCAAAGACGGCCAGTCGTTCACGGTCATCCTGGTGGCTTCCTCGCGTCAGGAGAAGTCAGCCTGGACTAGTGACATTAGCCAG TGCATCGACAACATCCGCTGCAATGGGCTCATGATGAACGCCTTTGAGGAAAACTCTAAAGTCACCGTTCCACAGATGATCAA GTCTGATGCTAGCCTGTACTGTGACGACGTGGACATCCGCTTCAGCAAGATGATGAACTCCTGCAAGGTGCTGCAGATCCGCTACGCCAGTGTGGAGCGGCTGCTCGAGCGGCTGACGGACCTGCGCTTCCTCTCCATCGACTTCCTCAACACCTTCCTGCATTCCTACCGCGTCTTCACCACCGCAGACGTGGTGCTGGACAAGCTCATCGCCATCTACAAGAAGCCCATCAGCGCCATCCCAGCCAG ATCCCTAGAACTGTTCTTTGCCAGCAGCCAGAACAACAAACTCCTCTACGGAGAGCCTCCAAAATCTCCACGGGCTAGCCGCAAGTTCTCCTCCCCTCCTCCGCTGTCCATCGGCAAGTCCTCGTCACCGAATCGCCGGCGCAAGCTCTCGCTCAACATCCCCATCATCACGGGAGGGAAGGCCCTGGACCTGGCCGCTCTCAGCTGCTCTCCCAACGGCTACACCAGCATGTACTCCTCCGTGTCGCCCTTCAGCAAGACCACGCTGGATATCAGCAAGCTCTACATCTCCAGCAGCGCGTCCAGCAAGATCCCTGATGAGGGCGAGGCCAAAGCTGACAGGACCGAAGACTCGTCCCGCTGCAAACAGG ATAACTCAGTTAGAGAGGAGTGCGACATCGACCAAAACCAGAGCGATGATGCGGAGACGGACACGTCGCCCACCAAGTCGCCCACTACTCCCAAAAACGTCAAAAGCAAAAGTTCCTCAG AATTCTCTCTGTTCTCCTACAACAATGGCATGGTGGTGTCATCCTGCCGCGAGCTGGACAACACGCGCAGCGCCCTGTCCGCTGCCTCGGCCTTCGCCATTGCCACCGCGGGAGCCAACGAGGGCACGCCCACCAAGGAGAAGTACCGCCGCATGTCGCTGGCCAGCACGG GTTTTCCCACCGACCAGAGAAACGGCGACAAGGAATTCGTGATCCGACGGGCCGCCACCAACCGGGTCCTCAACGTTCTCCGGCACTGGGTGTCCAAGCACTCGCAG GACTTTGACAGCAACACAGAGCTGAAACAGAAGGTGATCAGCTTCCTGGAGGAGGTCATCCACGACCCTGAGCTCCTGACCCAGGAGAGGAAAGCGGCGGCCAACATCATCAG AACACTGACCCAAGAGGACCCGGGGGACAGCCAGATTAGTCTGGAGGAGGTGACACAGCTG GCGGAGGCTGGGAAGGCGGAGCCCTTTGAGAACCACTCCGCCCTGGAGATCGCCGAGCAGCTCACCCTGCTCGATCACCTGGTCTTCAAGGTCATCCCTTATGA GGAGTTCTTTGGACAAGGCTGGATGAAGAATGACAAAAGTGAGCGAACCCCCTTCATCATGAAGACCACGAAACATTTCAATGAT ATAAGCAATCTGATCGCCACGGAGATCCTGCGCTGTGACGAGGTGAACACGCGGGTGGCGGTGATGGAGAAGTGGGTGGCGGTGGCCGACATCTGCCGCTGCCTGCACAACTACAACGCCGTGCTGGAGATCACCTCGTCCCTCAACCGCAGCCCCATCTTCCGCTTGAAGAAGACCTGGCTGAAGGTGTCCAAGCAG ACAAAGACAGTGATCGACAAGCTACAGAGGCTGGTATCGTCTGAGGGAAGGTTCAAGAACCTGAGAGAGGCTTTGAAGAA CTGTGACCCTCCCTGCGTCCCCTATCTGGGGATGTACCTCACAGATCTGGCCTTCATTGAAGAGGGGACACCAAACTACATAGAGGACAACCTGGTCAACTTCTCCAAGATGAGGATG ATTTCCCACATTATAAGAGAAATCAGACAGTTTCAGCAGACTGCTTATAAGATTGATTACCAGCCAAAG ACTGCTCAGTATCTGCTGGACCAGAGCTCAGTGCTGGATGAAGAAAGCTTGTATGAAGAATCGCTGAGGATTGAGCCCAAAATGCCAACCTAG
- the ctsh gene encoding pro-cathepsin H, translating to MKAAVLFLLSFLHYADFSPLFSEKDEYHFKSWMSQHNRAYDLEEYYYRLQIFTENKKKIDFHNAENHKFTMGLNHFSDMTFAEFKKSFLLTEPQNCSATKGGHMTRDGPYPDSVDWRKKGNYVTPVKNQGPCGSCWTFSTTGCLESVTAISTGKLPFLSEQQLVDCAQAFNNHGCNGGLPSQAFEYIKYNKGLMTEDDYPYTGRDGTCKFNPGKAAVFVKEVVNITKYAEMEMVDAVARLNPVSFAYEVTSDFMHYKDGIYTSTECHNTTDMVNHAVLAVGYGEDNGTPYWIVKNSWGTYWGQKGYFYIERGKNMCGLAACSSYPLLLV from the exons ATGAAAGCTGCTGTACTTTTTCTCCTCTCTTTTCTGCACTATGCGGATTTTTCTCCGTTGTTTTCGGAGAAAG ATGAGTATCATTTTAAGTCATGGATGtcacag CACAACAGAGCTTATGACCTGGAGGAATATTACTACCGACTACAGATATTCACagagaacaagaaaaaaattgACTTTCACAATGCAGAAAACCACAAATTCACAA TGGGATTGAATCACTTTTCTGATATGACATTTGCTGAATTCAAGAAATCCTTCCTTCTAACTGAGCCACAG AACTGCTCTGCCACAAagggtggtcacatgaccagagaTGGTCCTTACCCAGATTCAgtggactggagaaagaaagggaACTATGTGACACCTGTAAAAAATCAG GGTCCCTGTGGTAGTTGCTGGACCTTCTCTACCACGGGATGTCTTGAATCCGTCACTGCAATATCTACAGGAAAACTCCCCTTTTTG TCTGAGCAGCAGCTGGTGGATTGTGCCCAAGCGTTCAATAACCACGGCTGCAATGG TGGACTTCCAAGTCAGGCCTTTGAATACATCAAGTATAACAAAGGACTCATGACGGAGGATGACTACCCATACACAGGACGA GATGGCACCTGCAAGTTTAATCCTGGAAAGGCGGCTGTTTTTGTAAAGGAAGTTGTGAACATAACCAAA TATGCTGAGATGGAAATGGTGGACGCCGTGGCGAGACTGAACCCTGTCAGTTTTGCATACGAGGTGACTTCTGATTTTATGCACTACAAGGATGGTATATACACCAG CACTGAATGTCATAATACTACCGACATGGTGAACCATGCTGTGCTCGCCGTGGGTTACGGTGAAGACAATGGCACCCCCTACTGgatcgtgaagaactcatgggGAACTTACTGGGGACAAAAGGG ATATTTTTACATCGAACGTGGGAAAAACATGTGCGGCCTGGCAGCTTGCTCATCTTACCCCCTTCTTCTGGTGTAA